A genomic region of Sarcophilus harrisii chromosome 6, mSarHar1.11, whole genome shotgun sequence contains the following coding sequences:
- the MADD gene encoding MAP kinase-activating death domain protein isoform X9, with product MVQKKKICPRLLDYLVIIGARQPSSDSVAQTPELLRRYPLEDYPEFPLPPDVVFFCQPEGCLSVRQRRMSLRDDTSFVFTLTDKDTGVTRYGICVNFYRSFQKRMPKEKGDGGPGHRAKEATKAVPTPEEASAEKSEGGPSLQPPSADSTPDGNQSPRGKRRAKGGSRSRNSTLTSLCVLSHYPFFTTFRECLYTLKRLVDCCSERLLGKKLAIPRGVQRDTMWRIFTGSLLVEEKSSALLHDLREIEAWIYRLLRSPVPISGQKRVDIEVLPQELQPALTFALPDPSRFSLVDFPLHLPLELLGVDACLQVLSCILLEHKVVLQSRDYNALSMSVMAFVAMIYPLEYMFPVIPLLPTCMASAEQLLLAPTPYIIGVPASFFLYKLDFKMPDDVWLVDLDSNRVIAPTNAEVLPVLPEPESLELKKHLKQALASMSLNTQPILNLEKFHEGQEIPLLLGRPPSDLQSTPSTEFNPLIYGNDVDSVDVATRVAMVRFFNSPNVLQGFQMHTRTLRLFPRPVVAFQAGSFLASRPRQTPFAEKLARTQAVEYFGEWILNPTNYAFQRIHNNMFDPALIGDKPKWYAHQLQPIYYRVYDSNSQLAEALNVPPEQESDSDPTDDSGSDSVDYDDSSSSYSSLGDFVSEMMKCDINGDTPNVDPLTHAALGDASEVAFDELQGNQGDLEEPGPDSENSQDNPQPRSSSSTTASSSPSTIIHGANAESADFTEVEDKTATGFSNPLRALPPSFGKLSLDKREAESGGPPEGLGRRRDYDNPYFEPQYGFPTEEDEDEDEHEESYTPRFQQNLNGSRAQKLLRPNSLKLASDSDAESDSRASSPNSTVSNNSSNEGFGGIMSFASSLYRNHSTSFSLSNLALPTKGARDKTTPFPSLKVFGLNTLMEIVTEAGPGSGEGSRRALVDQKSSVIKHSPTVKRESPSPQGRASNSSENQQFLKEVVHSVLDGQGVGWLSVKKVRRLLESEQLRGFVLSKLNRLAPPEDGAPQETIPDVEISRKVYKGMLDLLKCMVLSLEQSYANAGLGGMASTFGLLEIAQTHYYSKEPDKRKRSPTDGVNTPVSKDPGLAGRGDPKAMAQLRVPQLGPRAPSAMGKGPKELDTRSLKEENFVASIELWNKHQEVKKQKALDKQRPEGIKPVFDLGETDEKKSQISADSGVSLLSGSQRSDLESTIGAGPAVMIRSTSQDSEVSTVVSNSSGETLGADSDLSSNAGDGPGGDGSAHLAGLRGTVSDSEIETNSASGAIFGKAHSLKPSTKEKAVGSPIRPFEDVSQRVYLYEGLLGKERSTLWDQMQFWEDAFLDAVMLEREGMGMDQGPQEMIDRYLSLGEHDRKRLEDDEDRLLATLLNNLISYMLLMKVNKNDIRKKVRRLMGKSHIGLVYGQQINEVLDQLASLNGRDVPLQPSGSRHIKKQTFVVHAGTDTSGDIFFMEVCDDCVVLRSSIGTVSERWWYEKLINMTYCPKTKVLCLWRRNGPETQLNKFYTKKCRELYYCVKDSMERAAARQHSAKPGPELGGEFPVQDMRTGEGGLLQVTLEGINLKFMHSQVFIELNHIKKCNTVRGVFVLEEFVPETKEVVSHKYKTPMAHEICYSVLCLFSYVAAARSKEAESRSKPPRPVSS from the exons ATGGTGCAGAAGAAGAAGATTTGCCCTCGGTTACTGGACTACCTAGTGATCATTGGGGCCAG GCAACCAAGCAGCGACAGCGTGGCCCAGACCCCAGAGTTGCTCCGACGATACCCCTTGGAGGACTACCCTGAATTCCCCCTCCCTCCGGATGTGGTGTTCTTCTGCCAGCCGGAGGGATGCCTGAGCGTGCGGCAGCGGCGCATGAGCCTGCGGGATGACACCTCCTTTGTCTTCACCCTCACTGACAAGGACACTGGGGTCACGCGCTATGGCATCTGTGTCAACTTCTACCGTTCCTTCCAGAAGCGAATGCCCAAAGAAAAGGGGGATGGTGGCCCCGGGCACCGTGCAAAGGAAGCTACCAAGGCCGTTCCCACTCCAGAGGAGGCAAGCGCAGAGAAGTCAGAGGGTGGCCCTTCCTTGCAGCCCCCCAGTGCTGACTCGACCCCTGATGGGAACCAGTCTCCTCGGGGCAAACGCCGGGCAAAGGGGGGAAGCCGCTCCCGCAACAGCACCCTGACATCCCTGTGCGTGCTCAGCCATTATCCTTTCTTCACGACTTTCCGAGAATGTCTATATACCCTCAAGCGTTTGGTGGATTGTTGCAGTGAGCGACTGCTGGGCAAGAAACTGGCCATCCCCCGAGGGGTACAGAG GGACACCATGTGGCGTATCTTCACGGGCTCGCTCCTGGTAGAAGAGAAATCCAGTGCCCTTCTGCATGACCTGCGTGAGATCGAAGCGTGGATCTATCGATTGTTGCGCTCTCCAGTGCCCATATCTGGCCAGAAGCGAGTAGACATTGAAGTTCTCCCCCAGGAGCTACAACCCGCCCTGACCTTTGCCCTCCCTGACCCATCTCGATTCTCTCTGGTAGATTTCCCATTGCATCTACCTTTGGAACTCCTGGGTGTGGACGCCTGTCTGCAGGTGTTGTCTTGCATCTTGCTGGAGCACAAG GTGGTGTTACAGTCGCGAGACTACAATGCGCTCTCCATGTCTGTGATGGCATTTGTAGCAATGATCTACCCCCTGGAGTATATGTTTCCTGTTATTCCGTTGCTTCCTACTTGCATGGCGTCTGCAGAGCAG CTGCTTCTGGCTCCTACTCCTTACATTATTGGGGTCCCTGCCAGCTTCTTCCTCTACAAACTAGACTTCAAGATGCCAGATGATGTTTGGCTGGTGGATCTGGACAGCAACCGG GTGATCGCACCAACCAATGCAGAGGTGTTGCCCGTCCTGCCAGAGCCCGAATCCTTAGAACTGAAAAAGCACTTGAAGCAG GCACTGGCCAGCATGAGTCTGAACACTCAGCCTATCCTCAACTTGGAGAAGTTCCATGAGGGTCAAGAGATCCCACTACTCTTGGGAAGACCACCCAGTGATTTGCAATCTACCCCTTCCACTGAATTCAATCCCCTCATCTATGGCAATGATGTAGATTCAGTGGATGTGGCTACCAG GGTGGCCATGGTGAGATTCTTCAACTCCCCCAATGTGCTTCAGGGTTTCCAGATGCACACACGCACTCTGCGTCTCTTCCCCCGACCTGTGGTAGCCTTCCAAGCTGGCTCCTTTCTAGCCTCACGTCCCCGACAGACCCCCTTTGCTGAGAAATTGGCCAGGACCCAAGCCGTGGAATACTTTGGTGAATGGATCCTCAACCCCACCAACTATGCTTTCCAGCGAATCCACAACA ACATGTTTGACCCGGCCCTGATTGGCGACAAGCCCAAGTGGTACGCCCACCAGCTGCAGCCGATCTATTACCGTGTCTATGACAGTAACTCCCAGCTGGCCGAGGCCCTGAATGTGCCGCCCGAGCAGGAATCTGACTCTGACCCAACTGACGACAG TGGCAGTGACAGTGTGGATTACGATGACTCAAGCTCTTCCTACTCATCCCTTGGTGACTTTGTTAGTGAGATGATGAAATGCGATATCAATGGTGACACACCCA ATGTGGATCCGCTAACACATGCAGCACTGGGTGACGCCAGCGAAGTGGCATTTGATGAGCTGCAGGGAAACCAGGGAGATTTGGAGGAACCCGGTCCAGACAGCGAGAATTCCCAGGACAATCCCCAGCCTCGTTCCAGCTCCAGCACGACGGCCAGCAGCAGCCCCAGTACCATCATTCACGGAGCCAACGCT GAATCGGCTGATTTTACCGAGGTGGAGGACAAGACAGCGACAGGATTCTCCAACCCCCTCCGTGCTTTGCCTCCCAGTTTTGGCAAATTGAGCTTGGATAAGCGTGAGGCAGAGAGTGGGGGTCCCCCAGAGGGATTGGGGCGCAGGCGCGACTATGACAATCCATACTTTGAACCTCAGTATGGATTTCCCACCgaggaagatgaagatgaagatgagcACGAGGAGAGTTATACCCCACGATTTCAACAAAACCTCAATGGCAGTAG GGCTCAAAAACTGCTGCGGCCCAATAGCCTCAAGCTGGCGAGCGATTCAGATGCAGAGTCGGACTCTCGGGCGAGTTCTCCCAACTCCACCGTCTCCAACAACAGCAGCAATGAGGGCTTCGGGGGTATCATGTCTTTTGCCA GCAGCCTCTACCGGAACCACAGcaccagcttcagcctctcaAACCTTGCGCTGCCCACCAAAGGGGCCAGAGACAAAACAACACCCTTCCCTAGTCTCAAAG TATTTGGGCTAAATACTCTAATGGAGATTGTTACTGAAGCCGGCCCCGGGAGCGGTGAAG GAAGCCGGCGAGCCTTGGTGGACCAGAAGTCCTCGGTCATCAAGCACAGCCCCACAGTGAAGAGAGAGTCTCCGTCTCCTCAGGGACGAGCCAGCAATTCCAG CGAGAACCAGCAGTTCCTGAAAGAGGTGGTGCACAGTGTTCTGGACGGCCAGGGAGTGGGCTGGCTCAGCGTGAAGAAGGTGAGGAGGCTGCTGGAGAGTGAGCAGCTGCGAGGTTTTGTCCTGAGCAAGCTGAACCGCCTGGCACCCCCCGAGGATGGCGCCCCCCAGGAGACGATCCCCGATGTG GAGATAAGCCGCAAGGTCTACAAAGGGATGCTGGACCTTCTCAAGTGCATGGTGCTGAGCCTGGAACAGTCCTATGCCAATGCCGGCCTGGGAGGCATGGCCAGCACCTTTGGCCTTCTAGAGATTGCCCAGACCCATTACTATAGCAAAG AGCCCGACAAACGGAAGAGAAGTCCCACAGATGGTGTGAACACACCGGTTAGCAAGGATCCAGGCCTGGCTGGGAGAGGCGACCCAAAAGCCATGGCACAGCTGAGGGTTCCCCAGTTGGGACCACGGGCACCAAGTGCTATGGGAAAGGGCCCCAAGGAGCTGGACACCAGGAGCCTAAAGGAAGAGAATTTTGTGGCTTCCATTG AGTTGTGGAACAAGCACCAggaagtgaaaaaacaaaaagctttggACAAACAGA GGCCTGAAGGAATCAAACCTGTCTTTGACCTTGGTGAGACAGATGAGAAAAAGTCCCAGATCAGTGCAGACAGCGGAGTGAGCCTGCTGTCTGGTTCGCAG AGAAGTGACCTGGAATCTACCATTGGCGCAGGCCCCGCAGTTATGATCCGAAGCACAAGCCAGGATTCTGAAGTTAGCACTGTG GTGAGTAACAGTTCTGGAGAAACATTGGGAGCAGACAGTGACCTGAGCAGCAATGCAGGTGACGGACCAGGTGGTGATGGCAGTGCCCACTTGGCAGGACTTCGTGGCACTGTGTCTGACAGCGAAATTGAGACCAATTCTGCCTCGGGAGCCATCTTT GGCAAAGCCCACAGTCTGAAGCCAAGTACAAAGGAGAAAGCAGTGGGCAGCCCCATTCGTCCTTTTGAAGATGTGAGCCAGCGTGTCTACCTCTATGAGGGACTCTTAG GTAAAGAACGTTCTACCCTGTGGGATCAGATGCAGTTCTGGGAAGATGCCTTCCTGGATGCTGTGATGTTGGAGAGAGAAGGGATGGGCATGGATCAGGGACCTCAGGAAATGATCGACAG GTACCTGTCCTTGGGAGAACATGACCGCAAGCGCCTGGAGGATGACGAAGATAGATTACTGGCCACACTCCTGAACAATCTCATCTCCTATATGCTTCTGATGAAG GTGAACAAGAATGACATCCGGAAGAAGGTGAGACGCCTCATGGGGAAATCTCACATTGGGCTTGTTTATGGCCAGCAGATAAATGAAGTGTTGGATCAGTTGGCCAGCCTG AATGGGCGGGACGTGCCTCTGCAGCCGAGCGGCAGCCGTCACATCAAGAAACAGACCTTTGTGGTGCATGCGGGGACGGACACCAGTGGGGATATCTTCTTCATGGAG GTGTGCGATGACTGCGTGGTCTTGCGCAGCAGCATCGGGACGGTGTCCGAGCGCTGGTGGTATGAGAAGCTCATCAACATGACCTACTGCCCCAAGACCAAGGTGCTGTGTCTGTGGAGACGGAATGGGCCCGAGACGCAGCTGAACAAGTTCTACACCAAGAAG TGTCGGGAGCTGTACTACTGCGTGAAGGACAGCATGGAGCGAGCTGCGGCTCGACAGCACAGCGCCAAGCCAG GTCCCGAGCTGGGCGGTGAGTTCCCAGTGCAGGACATGAGGACAGGCGAGGGTGGCTTGCTTCAGGTTACGCTGGAGGGCATCAACCTTAAGTTCATGCATAGCCAG GTTTTCATAGAGCTGAATCACATTAAAAAGTGCAATACAGTCCGAGGCGTCTTTGTCCTGGAGGAATTTG TTCCTGAAACTAAAGAAGTGGTGAGCCACAAGTACAAGACACCGATG GCCCACGAGATCTGCTACTCCGTGTTGTGTCTCTTCTCCTACGTGGCTGCCGCGCGGAGCAAGGAGGCCGAGAGCCGAAGCAAGCCCCCGCGGCCCGTCTCCAGCTGA
- the MADD gene encoding MAP kinase-activating death domain protein isoform X15, translating to MVQKKKICPRLLDYLVIIGARQPSSDSVAQTPELLRRYPLEDYPEFPLPPDVVFFCQPEGCLSVRQRRMSLRDDTSFVFTLTDKDTGVTRYGICVNFYRSFQKRMPKEKGDGGPGHRAKEATKAVPTPEEASAEKSEGGPSLQPPSADSTPDGNQSPRGKRRAKGGSRSRNSTLTSLCVLSHYPFFTTFRECLYTLKRLVDCCSERLLGKKLAIPRGVQRDTMWRIFTGSLLVEEKSSALLHDLREIEAWIYRLLRSPVPISGQKRVDIEVLPQELQPALTFALPDPSRFSLVDFPLHLPLELLGVDACLQVLSCILLEHKVVLQSRDYNALSMSVMAFVAMIYPLEYMFPVIPLLPTCMASAEQLLLAPTPYIIGVPASFFLYKLDFKMPDDVWLVDLDSNRVIAPTNAEVLPVLPEPESLELKKHLKQALASMSLNTQPILNLEKFHEGQEIPLLLGRPPSDLQSTPSTEFNPLIYGNDVDSVDVATRVAMVRFFNSPNVLQGFQMHTRTLRLFPRPVVAFQAGSFLASRPRQTPFAEKLARTQAVEYFGEWILNPTNYAFQRIHNNMFDPALIGDKPKWYAHQLQPIYYRVYDSNSQLAEALNVPPEQESDSDPTDDSGSDSVDYDDSSSSYSSLGDFVSEMMKCDINGDTPNVDPLTHAALGDASEVAFDELQGNQGDLEEPGPDSENSQDNPQPRSSSSTTASSSPSTIIHGANAESADFTEVEDKTATGFSNPLRALPPSFGKLSLDKREAESGGPPEGLGRRRDYDNPYFEPQYGFPTEEDEDEDEHEESYTPRFQQNLNGSRAQKLLRPNSLKLASDSDAESDSRASSPNSTVSNNSSNEGFGGIMSFASSLYRNHSTSFSLSNLALPTKGARDKTTPFPSLKVFGLNTLMEIVTEAGPGSGEGSRRALVDQKSSVIKHSPTVKRESPSPQGRASNSSENQQFLKEVVHSVLDGQGVGWLSVKKVRRLLESEQLRGFVLSKLNRLAPPEDGAPQETIPDVEISRKVYKGMLDLLKCMVLSLEQSYANAGLGGMASTFGLLEIAQTHYYSKEPDKRKRSPTDGVNTPVSKDPGLAGRGDPKAMAQLRVPQLGPRAPSAMGKGPKELDTRSLKEENFVASIGPEGIKPVFDLGETDEKKSQISADSGVSLLSGSQRSDLESTIGAGPAVMIRSTSQDSEVSTVVSNSSGETLGADSDLSSNAGDGPGGDGSAHLAGLRGTVSDSEIETNSASGAIFGKAHSLKPSTKEKAVGSPIRPFEDVSQRVYLYEGLLGKERSTLWDQMQFWEDAFLDAVMLEREGMGMDQGPQEMIDRYLSLGEHDRKRLEDDEDRLLATLLNNLISYMLLMKVNKNDIRKKVRRLMGKSHIGLVYGQQINEVLDQLASLNGRDVPLQPSGSRHIKKQTFVVHAGTDTSGDIFFMEVCDDCVVLRSSIGTVSERWWYEKLINMTYCPKTKVLCLWRRNGPETQLNKFYTKKCRELYYCVKDSMERAAARQHSAKPGPELGGEFPVQDMRTGEGGLLQVTLEGINLKFMHSQERKVFIELNHIKKCNTVRGVFVLEEFVPETKEVVSHKYKTPMAHEICYSVLCLFSYVAAARSKEAESRSKPPRPVSS from the exons ATGGTGCAGAAGAAGAAGATTTGCCCTCGGTTACTGGACTACCTAGTGATCATTGGGGCCAG GCAACCAAGCAGCGACAGCGTGGCCCAGACCCCAGAGTTGCTCCGACGATACCCCTTGGAGGACTACCCTGAATTCCCCCTCCCTCCGGATGTGGTGTTCTTCTGCCAGCCGGAGGGATGCCTGAGCGTGCGGCAGCGGCGCATGAGCCTGCGGGATGACACCTCCTTTGTCTTCACCCTCACTGACAAGGACACTGGGGTCACGCGCTATGGCATCTGTGTCAACTTCTACCGTTCCTTCCAGAAGCGAATGCCCAAAGAAAAGGGGGATGGTGGCCCCGGGCACCGTGCAAAGGAAGCTACCAAGGCCGTTCCCACTCCAGAGGAGGCAAGCGCAGAGAAGTCAGAGGGTGGCCCTTCCTTGCAGCCCCCCAGTGCTGACTCGACCCCTGATGGGAACCAGTCTCCTCGGGGCAAACGCCGGGCAAAGGGGGGAAGCCGCTCCCGCAACAGCACCCTGACATCCCTGTGCGTGCTCAGCCATTATCCTTTCTTCACGACTTTCCGAGAATGTCTATATACCCTCAAGCGTTTGGTGGATTGTTGCAGTGAGCGACTGCTGGGCAAGAAACTGGCCATCCCCCGAGGGGTACAGAG GGACACCATGTGGCGTATCTTCACGGGCTCGCTCCTGGTAGAAGAGAAATCCAGTGCCCTTCTGCATGACCTGCGTGAGATCGAAGCGTGGATCTATCGATTGTTGCGCTCTCCAGTGCCCATATCTGGCCAGAAGCGAGTAGACATTGAAGTTCTCCCCCAGGAGCTACAACCCGCCCTGACCTTTGCCCTCCCTGACCCATCTCGATTCTCTCTGGTAGATTTCCCATTGCATCTACCTTTGGAACTCCTGGGTGTGGACGCCTGTCTGCAGGTGTTGTCTTGCATCTTGCTGGAGCACAAG GTGGTGTTACAGTCGCGAGACTACAATGCGCTCTCCATGTCTGTGATGGCATTTGTAGCAATGATCTACCCCCTGGAGTATATGTTTCCTGTTATTCCGTTGCTTCCTACTTGCATGGCGTCTGCAGAGCAG CTGCTTCTGGCTCCTACTCCTTACATTATTGGGGTCCCTGCCAGCTTCTTCCTCTACAAACTAGACTTCAAGATGCCAGATGATGTTTGGCTGGTGGATCTGGACAGCAACCGG GTGATCGCACCAACCAATGCAGAGGTGTTGCCCGTCCTGCCAGAGCCCGAATCCTTAGAACTGAAAAAGCACTTGAAGCAG GCACTGGCCAGCATGAGTCTGAACACTCAGCCTATCCTCAACTTGGAGAAGTTCCATGAGGGTCAAGAGATCCCACTACTCTTGGGAAGACCACCCAGTGATTTGCAATCTACCCCTTCCACTGAATTCAATCCCCTCATCTATGGCAATGATGTAGATTCAGTGGATGTGGCTACCAG GGTGGCCATGGTGAGATTCTTCAACTCCCCCAATGTGCTTCAGGGTTTCCAGATGCACACACGCACTCTGCGTCTCTTCCCCCGACCTGTGGTAGCCTTCCAAGCTGGCTCCTTTCTAGCCTCACGTCCCCGACAGACCCCCTTTGCTGAGAAATTGGCCAGGACCCAAGCCGTGGAATACTTTGGTGAATGGATCCTCAACCCCACCAACTATGCTTTCCAGCGAATCCACAACA ACATGTTTGACCCGGCCCTGATTGGCGACAAGCCCAAGTGGTACGCCCACCAGCTGCAGCCGATCTATTACCGTGTCTATGACAGTAACTCCCAGCTGGCCGAGGCCCTGAATGTGCCGCCCGAGCAGGAATCTGACTCTGACCCAACTGACGACAG TGGCAGTGACAGTGTGGATTACGATGACTCAAGCTCTTCCTACTCATCCCTTGGTGACTTTGTTAGTGAGATGATGAAATGCGATATCAATGGTGACACACCCA ATGTGGATCCGCTAACACATGCAGCACTGGGTGACGCCAGCGAAGTGGCATTTGATGAGCTGCAGGGAAACCAGGGAGATTTGGAGGAACCCGGTCCAGACAGCGAGAATTCCCAGGACAATCCCCAGCCTCGTTCCAGCTCCAGCACGACGGCCAGCAGCAGCCCCAGTACCATCATTCACGGAGCCAACGCT GAATCGGCTGATTTTACCGAGGTGGAGGACAAGACAGCGACAGGATTCTCCAACCCCCTCCGTGCTTTGCCTCCCAGTTTTGGCAAATTGAGCTTGGATAAGCGTGAGGCAGAGAGTGGGGGTCCCCCAGAGGGATTGGGGCGCAGGCGCGACTATGACAATCCATACTTTGAACCTCAGTATGGATTTCCCACCgaggaagatgaagatgaagatgagcACGAGGAGAGTTATACCCCACGATTTCAACAAAACCTCAATGGCAGTAG GGCTCAAAAACTGCTGCGGCCCAATAGCCTCAAGCTGGCGAGCGATTCAGATGCAGAGTCGGACTCTCGGGCGAGTTCTCCCAACTCCACCGTCTCCAACAACAGCAGCAATGAGGGCTTCGGGGGTATCATGTCTTTTGCCA GCAGCCTCTACCGGAACCACAGcaccagcttcagcctctcaAACCTTGCGCTGCCCACCAAAGGGGCCAGAGACAAAACAACACCCTTCCCTAGTCTCAAAG TATTTGGGCTAAATACTCTAATGGAGATTGTTACTGAAGCCGGCCCCGGGAGCGGTGAAG GAAGCCGGCGAGCCTTGGTGGACCAGAAGTCCTCGGTCATCAAGCACAGCCCCACAGTGAAGAGAGAGTCTCCGTCTCCTCAGGGACGAGCCAGCAATTCCAG CGAGAACCAGCAGTTCCTGAAAGAGGTGGTGCACAGTGTTCTGGACGGCCAGGGAGTGGGCTGGCTCAGCGTGAAGAAGGTGAGGAGGCTGCTGGAGAGTGAGCAGCTGCGAGGTTTTGTCCTGAGCAAGCTGAACCGCCTGGCACCCCCCGAGGATGGCGCCCCCCAGGAGACGATCCCCGATGTG GAGATAAGCCGCAAGGTCTACAAAGGGATGCTGGACCTTCTCAAGTGCATGGTGCTGAGCCTGGAACAGTCCTATGCCAATGCCGGCCTGGGAGGCATGGCCAGCACCTTTGGCCTTCTAGAGATTGCCCAGACCCATTACTATAGCAAAG AGCCCGACAAACGGAAGAGAAGTCCCACAGATGGTGTGAACACACCGGTTAGCAAGGATCCAGGCCTGGCTGGGAGAGGCGACCCAAAAGCCATGGCACAGCTGAGGGTTCCCCAGTTGGGACCACGGGCACCAAGTGCTATGGGAAAGGGCCCCAAGGAGCTGGACACCAGGAGCCTAAAGGAAGAGAATTTTGTGGCTTCCATTG GGCCTGAAGGAATCAAACCTGTCTTTGACCTTGGTGAGACAGATGAGAAAAAGTCCCAGATCAGTGCAGACAGCGGAGTGAGCCTGCTGTCTGGTTCGCAG AGAAGTGACCTGGAATCTACCATTGGCGCAGGCCCCGCAGTTATGATCCGAAGCACAAGCCAGGATTCTGAAGTTAGCACTGTG GTGAGTAACAGTTCTGGAGAAACATTGGGAGCAGACAGTGACCTGAGCAGCAATGCAGGTGACGGACCAGGTGGTGATGGCAGTGCCCACTTGGCAGGACTTCGTGGCACTGTGTCTGACAGCGAAATTGAGACCAATTCTGCCTCGGGAGCCATCTTT GGCAAAGCCCACAGTCTGAAGCCAAGTACAAAGGAGAAAGCAGTGGGCAGCCCCATTCGTCCTTTTGAAGATGTGAGCCAGCGTGTCTACCTCTATGAGGGACTCTTAG GTAAAGAACGTTCTACCCTGTGGGATCAGATGCAGTTCTGGGAAGATGCCTTCCTGGATGCTGTGATGTTGGAGAGAGAAGGGATGGGCATGGATCAGGGACCTCAGGAAATGATCGACAG GTACCTGTCCTTGGGAGAACATGACCGCAAGCGCCTGGAGGATGACGAAGATAGATTACTGGCCACACTCCTGAACAATCTCATCTCCTATATGCTTCTGATGAAG GTGAACAAGAATGACATCCGGAAGAAGGTGAGACGCCTCATGGGGAAATCTCACATTGGGCTTGTTTATGGCCAGCAGATAAATGAAGTGTTGGATCAGTTGGCCAGCCTG AATGGGCGGGACGTGCCTCTGCAGCCGAGCGGCAGCCGTCACATCAAGAAACAGACCTTTGTGGTGCATGCGGGGACGGACACCAGTGGGGATATCTTCTTCATGGAG GTGTGCGATGACTGCGTGGTCTTGCGCAGCAGCATCGGGACGGTGTCCGAGCGCTGGTGGTATGAGAAGCTCATCAACATGACCTACTGCCCCAAGACCAAGGTGCTGTGTCTGTGGAGACGGAATGGGCCCGAGACGCAGCTGAACAAGTTCTACACCAAGAAG TGTCGGGAGCTGTACTACTGCGTGAAGGACAGCATGGAGCGAGCTGCGGCTCGACAGCACAGCGCCAAGCCAG GTCCCGAGCTGGGCGGTGAGTTCCCAGTGCAGGACATGAGGACAGGCGAGGGTGGCTTGCTTCAGGTTACGCTGGAGGGCATCAACCTTAAGTTCATGCATAGCCAG GAGCGGAAG GTTTTCATAGAGCTGAATCACATTAAAAAGTGCAATACAGTCCGAGGCGTCTTTGTCCTGGAGGAATTTG TTCCTGAAACTAAAGAAGTGGTGAGCCACAAGTACAAGACACCGATG GCCCACGAGATCTGCTACTCCGTGTTGTGTCTCTTCTCCTACGTGGCTGCCGCGCGGAGCAAGGAGGCCGAGAGCCGAAGCAAGCCCCCGCGGCCCGTCTCCAGCTGA